One segment of Variovorax sp. PAMC28562 DNA contains the following:
- a CDS encoding KdsC family phosphatase, with product MPFLFKAETLLAAQDIRIAFFDVDGVLTDGGVYFTEEGETLKRFNILDGYGLKLLRMAGITPAVITGRDSKPLRVRLAALGIEHVRFGTEDKLPAAEAMLAALGFTWSQAAAIGDDWPDLPVLGRVALPVAPANAHIEVREVALYVTKARGGEGAAREFCDLLLTANGHYRRLLDAARGPAA from the coding sequence ATGCCGTTCCTGTTCAAGGCCGAAACCCTGCTCGCCGCACAGGACATCCGCATCGCCTTCTTCGACGTCGACGGTGTGCTCACCGACGGCGGCGTTTACTTCACCGAAGAAGGAGAAACGCTCAAGCGCTTCAACATCCTCGACGGCTATGGCCTCAAGCTGTTGCGAATGGCCGGCATCACGCCGGCGGTGATCACCGGTCGCGACTCCAAGCCGTTGCGCGTGCGGCTGGCGGCACTCGGTATCGAACACGTGCGCTTCGGCACCGAAGACAAATTGCCCGCGGCTGAGGCAATGCTCGCGGCGCTCGGATTCACTTGGTCGCAGGCCGCGGCCATCGGCGACGACTGGCCCGACCTGCCGGTGCTAGGTCGGGTCGCTCTTCCTGTCGCGCCGGCCAACGCGCACATCGAAGTTCGCGAGGTGGCGCTCTATGTCACCAAAGCACGCGGTGGAGAGGGCGCGGCGCGTGAGTTCTGCGATCTGCTGCTGACTGCAAACGGCCACTACCGCCGCTTGCTCGACGCCGCGCGCGGACCGGCCGCATGA
- a CDS encoding RNA recognition motif domain-containing protein — protein sequence MGNKLYVGNLPYSVRDGDLEQAFGQFGAVTSAKVMMERDTGRSKGFGFVEMGSDAEAQAAINGMNGQPLGGRSVVVNEARPMEARPPRSGGGYAGGGGYGGGGGSGGGGGYGGGGGGRSGGGGGDGGFRSPYGAGPRGGGGGRSGGGGSSGGGSGGGYGGGGNSGY from the coding sequence ATGGGCAACAAACTGTACGTCGGCAATCTGCCGTATTCGGTCCGCGACGGTGATCTGGAACAGGCGTTCGGTCAGTTCGGCGCGGTGACCAGCGCCAAGGTGATGATGGAACGGGATACCGGCCGTTCCAAGGGCTTCGGTTTTGTCGAAATGGGCAGTGACGCTGAAGCGCAAGCAGCCATCAACGGCATGAACGGCCAACCGCTCGGTGGCCGCAGCGTCGTCGTCAATGAAGCCCGGCCGATGGAAGCCCGTCCTCCGCGCAGCGGTGGCGGCTACGCCGGTGGTGGTGGATATGGCGGCGGCGGTGGAAGTGGTGGCGGAGGAGGCTACGGCGGTGGTGGCGGTGGCCGAAGCGGCGGCGGTGGTGGCGATGGTGGTTTCCGCAGCCCTTACGGTGCCGGCCCGCGCGGTGGCGGTGGTGGCCGCAGCGGTGGCGGTGGTAGCAGCGGCGGTGGCAGTGGTGGCGGCTACGGAGGCGGTGGCAACAGCGGCTACTGA
- a CDS encoding SIS domain-containing protein, which translates to MSSRPPLVAPTDPDKMLARARTTFDIEAAAVLGLKSRIGPSFVEAIDLILNVRGRVVVMGMGKSGHVGRKIAATLASTGTPAMFVHPAEASHGDLGMIKSVDLVIAISNSGESDELAAILPVVKRQGVPLIAMTGRADSMLGRHADILLDSGVEKEACPLNLAPTASTTAQMALGDALAVALLDARGFGTEDFARSHPGGALGRKLLTHVADLMRSGDNVPRVTRDASMSVLMREMSSKGLGAAAVVDAEGHAIGVFTDGDLRRLIETGADLRALTASEVMHHTPRTIRADALGVEAAELMEQHRITSVLVVDADGLLTGALSINDLMRAKVI; encoded by the coding sequence ATGAGTTCCCGCCCTCCCCTGGTCGCCCCGACCGATCCCGACAAGATGCTCGCGCGTGCCCGGACCACGTTCGACATCGAGGCCGCCGCCGTGCTCGGCCTGAAGAGCCGAATCGGCCCGAGCTTCGTCGAGGCGATCGACCTGATCCTGAACGTGCGCGGCCGCGTGGTCGTGATGGGCATGGGCAAGAGCGGCCACGTCGGCCGCAAGATCGCCGCCACGTTGGCATCGACCGGCACGCCGGCGATGTTCGTGCACCCGGCCGAAGCCAGTCATGGCGATCTCGGCATGATCAAGTCTGTCGACCTGGTGATCGCCATTTCGAACAGCGGCGAAAGCGATGAGCTCGCCGCCATCTTGCCGGTCGTCAAGCGCCAAGGCGTGCCGCTGATCGCCATGACCGGCCGCGCCGACAGCATGCTCGGCCGGCACGCCGACATCCTGCTGGACAGCGGTGTCGAGAAAGAAGCCTGCCCGCTCAACCTCGCACCGACCGCGAGCACCACTGCGCAAATGGCGCTGGGCGATGCCCTGGCGGTGGCCCTGCTAGACGCCCGCGGCTTCGGTACCGAAGACTTCGCGCGCTCGCATCCGGGCGGCGCGCTCGGCCGCAAGCTGCTCACGCATGTGGCCGACCTGATGCGCAGCGGCGACAACGTGCCACGCGTAACCCGCGACGCGAGCATGAGCGTGCTGATGCGCGAGATGAGTTCCAAGGGCCTGGGCGCTGCCGCCGTGGTGGATGCAGAGGGCCACGCCATCGGCGTCTTCACCGATGGCGATCTGCGCCGCCTGATCGAAACCGGCGCCGACCTGCGTGCGTTGACGGCGAGCGAGGTCATGCACCACACACCGCGCACAATCCGCGCCGATGCGCTGGGCGTCGAAGCTGCCGAACTGATGGAACAGCACCGCATTACCAGCGTGCTGGTCGTGGACGCCGACGGCTTGCTGACTGGCGCGCTCAGCATCAACGACCTGATGCGGGCGAAAGTCATCTGA
- a CDS encoding Crp/Fnr family transcriptional regulator — MSSTIQDLCRAVSQNTSYDAFAPALTPPQWEMLASYLQVSDLAVGQVLIDQNAHDRTLFFIESGALSVHLIGDKGQMQLAILNPGSVVGEGSFFSRLPRSANVVATGPARVWRLTAIRFSEMSNRQPGLALELVLALGAVIARRMVNKPKRVAVT, encoded by the coding sequence ATGTCATCGACCATCCAGGATTTGTGCCGCGCCGTCTCGCAAAACACGAGCTACGACGCCTTTGCGCCAGCGCTGACGCCGCCGCAATGGGAAATGCTTGCCAGCTATTTGCAAGTGTCCGACCTGGCCGTAGGCCAGGTCCTGATCGACCAAAACGCGCACGACCGAACTCTGTTCTTCATCGAGAGCGGTGCACTCAGTGTTCACCTCATCGGCGACAAAGGGCAGATGCAATTGGCCATCCTCAACCCCGGCTCGGTCGTGGGAGAAGGTTCATTTTTCTCGCGCCTGCCACGCTCAGCCAACGTGGTGGCGACCGGTCCGGCTCGCGTCTGGAGACTGACGGCAATCCGCTTTTCCGAGATGTCGAATCGACAACCGGGACTGGCGCTGGAGCTGGTGCTGGCTTTAGGTGCAGTGATCGCCAGGCGCATGGTGAACAAGCCGAAGCGAGTCGCGGTCACCTGA
- a CDS encoding SDR family oxidoreductase, giving the protein MAPLVFITGASSGIGQALAARFYDAGYDLALVARRTSEIESWAQTRQLAANRFQIYGADVAQIDSIVAAGADCIACQGLPDVVIANAGISVGIDTAERGDIDVLARTFAVNNIGLAATFHPFVAAMAKRGSGRLVGIGSVASIRGLPGHGAYCASKSGVVAYCESLRGELRPSGVKVVTLCPGYIDTPLTQGNRYGMPFLMQASEFADAAFKTIESGTSYRVIPWQMGMIAKLMRLVPNALYDRLVQGRGRKKRQTEH; this is encoded by the coding sequence ATGGCACCCCTTGTCTTCATCACCGGTGCATCGAGCGGCATCGGCCAGGCGCTGGCAGCGCGCTTCTACGACGCCGGCTACGACCTCGCGCTGGTGGCCCGCCGCACCTCGGAGATCGAATCGTGGGCGCAAACCCGGCAACTGGCCGCCAACCGCTTTCAGATCTATGGCGCGGACGTCGCGCAAATCGACAGCATCGTGGCGGCCGGCGCGGATTGCATCGCCTGCCAGGGCCTGCCCGACGTGGTGATCGCCAATGCCGGCATCAGTGTCGGGATCGACACTGCGGAGCGGGGCGATATCGACGTGCTGGCCCGCACTTTCGCAGTGAACAACATCGGTCTGGCAGCGACCTTTCATCCGTTCGTCGCCGCCATGGCGAAGCGCGGCAGCGGGCGCCTGGTTGGCATCGGCAGCGTCGCGTCAATCCGTGGGTTGCCGGGGCATGGCGCCTACTGCGCCAGCAAGTCCGGCGTCGTGGCGTATTGCGAAAGTTTGCGCGGTGAATTGCGACCGAGCGGCGTCAAGGTCGTCACGCTGTGCCCCGGCTATATCGACACGCCACTGACGCAAGGCAACCGCTACGGCATGCCCTTTTTGATGCAGGCCAGCGAGTTCGCGGACGCGGCCTTCAAGACGATCGAGTCCGGTACCAGCTACCGGGTCATTCCCTGGCAGATGGGCATGATCGCCAAGCTCATGCGCTTGGTGCCCAACGCGCTGTACGACCGGCTCGTGCAAGGACGTGGGCGGAAAAAGCGGCAGACGGAGCACTAA
- the metW gene encoding methionine biosynthesis protein MetW → MSDSDTQQLIARLVPHGARVLDLGCGDGALLDLLQRERGCSGYGVEIADGNVLKCIHRGVDVIQLNLDEGLAMFDDASFDVVLQIDTLQHLRNAEVMLRETARVGRIGIVAFPNFAHWPNRLSVARGRMPVTRRLPYQWYDTPNIRVGTFKDFEVLAGKNQLRVLDSFGVQEDRKVRWMPNARASTAVFKFERA, encoded by the coding sequence ATGAGCGATAGCGACACCCAACAACTGATCGCCCGTCTGGTGCCTCACGGCGCGCGCGTGCTCGACTTGGGCTGCGGCGACGGTGCCCTGCTCGACCTGTTGCAACGCGAGCGCGGTTGCAGCGGCTATGGCGTCGAGATCGCCGACGGCAACGTGCTCAAGTGCATTCACCGCGGTGTCGATGTCATCCAGCTCAACCTCGATGAAGGCCTGGCGATGTTCGACGACGCCTCCTTCGATGTGGTGCTTCAGATCGACACGCTGCAACACCTGCGCAATGCCGAAGTGATGCTGCGCGAGACCGCGCGCGTCGGGCGTATCGGCATCGTCGCCTTCCCAAATTTCGCGCATTGGCCGAATCGCTTGAGCGTGGCGCGTGGCCGCATGCCTGTGACGCGACGCCTGCCGTATCAGTGGTACGACACGCCCAATATCCGCGTTGGCACCTTCAAGGATTTCGAGGTGCTTGCCGGGAAGAACCAGCTGCGCGTGCTCGACTCTTTTGGCGTGCAGGAGGACCGTAAGGTACGCTGGATGCCCAATGCGCGCGCCAGCACGGCGGTGTTCAAGTTCGAGCGCGCCTGA
- a CDS encoding monovalent cation:proton antiporter family protein — MSSFELALLYLLAAVIGVVACRMLKLPPMLGYLSAGVLIGPHAFAFAQNTEGIQHLGEFGVVFLMFVIGLEFNLPKLRAMRQHVFGLGLLQVLLTMTIATAGTLVLSMVVPVGWRLGWQTALALSGALTMSSTAIVVKLMAERLELESEHGKRVMGVLLFQDLAVVPLLVLIPALGAPPEALATALGIALAKATFLIGVLLYGGPRVMRWWLTIVARRRSEELFILNVLLITLGLAWITEFAGLSLALGAFIAGMLISETEYKHQVETDIRPFHDVLLGLFFITIGMALDWHIVLDKWALVAVLLVLPLLFKLGLVMLLARLLGATAGVSLRTGLYLAQAGEFGFVLLTLAQGRGLLPPQLASPVLASMVLSMLATPFIIMYSDAIVRKLVASDWLQQSLQMTSIARKTINTAKHVIICGYGRCGQNLARILEREGIPYMALDLDPDRVRQAAAAGDSVVFGDAARLQALMAAGLARASAVVVTYLDVPGALKVLANTRAHAPQVPVIVRTQDDHDLEKLQAAGATEVVPEAIEGSLMLASHALALVGVPMRRVIRVVQDLRDARYNLLRGYFHGADDDNADELDHERLNSFTLNSGARAVGQPLARLALHALGVRVASIRRHDGRASEPGEDTVLLDGDTLVLSGKPGNLAMAVERLQKG; from the coding sequence ATGTCATCGTTCGAGCTTGCCCTGTTGTACTTGCTGGCCGCAGTGATCGGCGTGGTGGCCTGCCGAATGCTCAAGCTGCCGCCGATGCTCGGCTATCTGAGCGCAGGCGTGTTGATCGGGCCACACGCGTTCGCCTTTGCGCAAAACACCGAAGGCATCCAGCACCTGGGCGAGTTCGGAGTGGTCTTTCTGATGTTCGTCATCGGACTCGAGTTCAACCTGCCCAAGTTGCGGGCCATGCGGCAGCACGTCTTCGGGCTCGGGTTGCTGCAAGTGCTGTTGACGATGACGATCGCGACCGCCGGCACGCTGGTATTGAGCATGGTGGTGCCCGTCGGCTGGCGACTCGGCTGGCAAACGGCGCTGGCCTTGTCGGGCGCGCTCACGATGAGCAGCACCGCCATCGTCGTCAAGCTCATGGCCGAACGGCTGGAGCTGGAGAGCGAACACGGCAAGCGCGTGATGGGCGTTTTGCTGTTCCAGGATCTGGCCGTCGTGCCCTTGCTGGTGCTGATTCCTGCGTTGGGCGCGCCGCCCGAAGCGCTGGCCACCGCCCTTGGCATCGCGCTGGCGAAAGCGACCTTTTTGATTGGCGTGCTGCTCTACGGCGGACCCCGCGTGATGCGCTGGTGGCTGACGATCGTCGCGCGGCGGCGCAGCGAAGAACTGTTCATCCTCAACGTGTTGCTGATCACGCTAGGCCTCGCGTGGATCACTGAATTCGCCGGGCTGTCGCTGGCTTTGGGTGCCTTTATCGCGGGCATGCTCATCTCGGAAACCGAATACAAGCACCAGGTCGAAACCGACATCCGGCCGTTCCACGACGTACTGCTCGGGCTCTTCTTCATCACTATCGGTATGGCGCTCGACTGGCACATCGTGCTGGACAAATGGGCATTGGTCGCAGTGCTGCTCGTGCTGCCGCTGCTCTTCAAGCTCGGTCTGGTGATGCTGTTGGCGCGCTTGTTGGGCGCAACTGCCGGCGTGTCGCTGCGAACCGGTCTTTACCTCGCGCAGGCTGGTGAGTTCGGCTTTGTCCTGTTGACGCTGGCGCAGGGTCGTGGGCTGTTGCCGCCGCAGTTGGCCAGCCCGGTGCTGGCGTCGATGGTGCTGTCGATGCTGGCCACGCCGTTCATCATCATGTACAGCGATGCGATCGTGCGAAAGCTGGTGGCCAGCGACTGGCTGCAGCAGTCGTTGCAAATGACCTCGATCGCGCGCAAAACCATCAACACCGCCAAGCACGTGATCATCTGCGGCTACGGCCGTTGCGGCCAGAACCTGGCGCGCATCCTGGAACGAGAAGGCATCCCTTACATGGCGCTCGACCTCGATCCCGACCGCGTTCGGCAGGCCGCCGCGGCTGGCGATTCGGTGGTGTTCGGCGATGCGGCGCGGCTGCAGGCGCTGATGGCCGCGGGGCTGGCACGTGCAAGCGCTGTGGTGGTGACCTACCTGGACGTACCTGGGGCCCTCAAGGTGCTGGCCAACACACGAGCGCACGCGCCGCAGGTGCCGGTGATCGTTCGCACCCAAGACGACCACGATCTCGAAAAGCTGCAGGCGGCCGGCGCGACCGAGGTGGTGCCGGAAGCGATCGAAGGCTCGCTGATGCTGGCGAGCCATGCGCTGGCGCTGGTCGGCGTGCCGATGCGGCGCGTGATCCGCGTGGTGCAAGACCTGCGCGACGCGCGCTACAACCTGCTGCGCGGCTACTTCCACGGCGCCGACGACGACAACGCGGACGAACTCGACCACGAGCGGCTCAACAGCTTCACTTTGAATTCAGGCGCGCGCGCGGTCGGGCAGCCGCTGGCGCGGCTGGCGCTGCATGCGCTCGGTGTGCGAGTGGCGAGCATTCGGCGGCACGACGGTCGGGCGAGTGAACCGGGGGAAGACACCGTGCTGCTGGACGGCGATACGCTGGTGCTGTCGGGCAAACCGGGGAATCTGGCGATGGCCGTTGAACGGCTGCAGAAGGGTTGA
- a CDS encoding homoserine O-acetyltransferase, producing MIVISQSMSFTGPLALRSGASISDYSLAWESYGKLNADKSNAVLVCHALNASHHVAGMYEGQEKSEGWWDNMIGPGKPLDTDRFFIIGVNNLGSCFGSTGPMHTDPATGRIYGADFPVVTVEDWVDAQAALLDRLGIQRLAAVMGGSLGGMQALSWTLQYPERVGHAVVIASAPNLTAENIAFNEVARRAIVTDPDFNGGHFYEHGVIPKRGLRIARMIGHITYLSDDVMNEKFGRMLQPRAPTLPAARGSLPPEGALAPPGGPAALGAVKGEADPTTYRYSTQEVEFQIESYLRYQGDKFSEYFDANTYLLITRALDYFDPARDHGGNLSLAFAQATAKFLLVSFKTDWRFSPARSREMVKALLDNRRNVSYAEIDAPHGHDAFLLDDVRYVGVVRSYFERVATELGLPA from the coding sequence ATGATCGTTATTTCTCAGTCGATGTCGTTTACGGGGCCGCTTGCTCTGCGAAGCGGTGCGTCGATCAGCGATTACTCGCTCGCCTGGGAAAGCTACGGCAAGCTCAATGCCGACAAGAGCAACGCGGTGCTCGTGTGCCATGCGCTCAATGCTTCGCACCACGTCGCGGGCATGTACGAAGGTCAGGAGAAGTCGGAAGGCTGGTGGGACAACATGATCGGCCCGGGCAAGCCGCTCGACACCGATCGCTTCTTCATCATCGGCGTCAACAACCTGGGCTCGTGCTTCGGCTCGACCGGTCCCATGCACACCGATCCGGCGACCGGCCGCATCTACGGCGCCGACTTCCCGGTGGTGACGGTCGAAGACTGGGTCGATGCGCAAGCTGCGTTGCTCGACCGACTTGGCATTCAGCGGCTCGCTGCCGTTATGGGAGGCAGCCTGGGCGGCATGCAGGCCTTGTCGTGGACCTTGCAATATCCGGAGCGCGTTGGTCATGCCGTCGTCATCGCCAGCGCGCCCAACCTCACGGCCGAGAACATCGCCTTCAACGAGGTCGCTCGCCGCGCCATCGTGACCGACCCGGACTTCAATGGCGGCCACTTCTATGAGCACGGCGTCATCCCGAAGCGCGGTTTGCGGATCGCGCGAATGATCGGCCATATCACCTACCTCAGCGACGACGTGATGAACGAGAAGTTCGGGCGAATGCTGCAGCCGCGGGCCCCCACGCTACCCGCTGCGCGTGGTTCGCTGCCCCCCGAGGGGGCGCTCGCGCCTCCGGGCGGCCCAGCGGCGCTCGGCGCCGTCAAAGGCGAGGCCGACCCGACGACTTATCGCTATTCGACGCAAGAGGTCGAATTCCAGATCGAAAGTTACTTGCGCTACCAGGGCGACAAGTTCAGCGAGTACTTCGACGCCAATACCTATTTGCTCATCACCCGCGCGCTGGACTATTTCGATCCGGCACGTGACCACGGCGGCAACTTGAGCCTTGCCTTCGCCCAGGCCACGGCGAAGTTCTTGTTGGTCAGCTTCAAGACCGACTGGCGCTTTTCCCCGGCCCGGAGCCGCGAAATGGTGAAGGCCTTGCTCGACAACCGTCGCAACGTAAGCTACGCCGAGATCGATGCGCCGCACGGCCACGATGCCTTCTTGCTCGACGATGTGCGCTACGTCGGCGTCGTGCGTTCCTACTTCGAGCGCGTCGCAACCGAGCTGGGGTTGCCGGCATGA
- the otnI gene encoding 2-oxo-tetronate isomerase: protein MPKFAANLSFLYNELPFLDRFEAAAKDGFKAVEYLFPYEWPEADLAARLRDNDLQQVLFNAPPGDWDGGERGIACLPGREADFRAGIHKALGYAKALSCPRIHVMAGLVPEGIERDTLQPTYIANLHWAAVEAAKQGTGLLIEPINTRDIPRFFLNRQDHAHEIIDAVGALNLQVQMDLYHCQIVEGDVAMKLRKYLPTGRVGHLQIASVPERNEPDQGELNYAYLFALIDELSANGGWDGWLGCEYRPRTTAHEGLGWKTAMKVVR from the coding sequence ATGCCGAAATTCGCGGCCAATCTGAGTTTTCTCTACAACGAGCTTCCGTTTCTCGATCGCTTCGAAGCAGCGGCGAAAGATGGCTTCAAAGCGGTCGAGTACCTCTTCCCGTACGAGTGGCCGGAGGCCGATCTGGCAGCTCGATTGCGCGACAACGACCTGCAGCAAGTGCTCTTCAATGCGCCGCCGGGCGACTGGGATGGCGGCGAACGCGGCATCGCCTGCTTGCCCGGGCGCGAGGCTGATTTTCGCGCTGGCATCCACAAGGCCTTGGGCTATGCGAAGGCGCTGTCGTGCCCACGCATCCACGTGATGGCCGGCCTGGTACCCGAAGGCATCGAGCGCGATACCTTGCAGCCGACCTACATCGCGAACCTGCATTGGGCCGCGGTCGAGGCGGCGAAACAGGGCACTGGGTTGTTGATCGAACCCATCAACACGCGCGACATACCGCGTTTCTTCTTGAACCGACAAGACCATGCGCACGAGATCATCGATGCGGTCGGTGCGCTCAATCTGCAAGTGCAGATGGACCTGTACCACTGCCAGATCGTCGAGGGCGACGTCGCGATGAAGTTGCGCAAGTACCTGCCGACCGGGCGCGTCGGGCATCTGCAGATCGCCAGCGTGCCCGAGCGCAACGAGCCTGATCAGGGCGAGCTCAACTACGCCTATCTGTTCGCGCTCATCGACGAGTTGTCGGCCAATGGTGGCTGGGACGGCTGGCTGGGTTGCGAATACCGGCCGCGCACCACGGCGCACGAAGGGCTCGGCTGGAAGACGGCGATGAAAGTCGTCCGGTGA
- the lptC gene encoding LPS export ABC transporter periplasmic protein LptC — MKSTWALLRDGFDRVTIYLPIILTAVLALGTYWLVRNAPRLIAPTAKVAPVHEPDYFMRGFVIKNYLANGDLRSELFGTEGRHFPDTDTLEVDKVRLRSISPTGFTTRATANRGLSNADGSEVQLFGDAIVTREPGTAAGGQPVPEMQFRGEFLYAFLDTERVTSNQPVTLTRGADKFTADNLDYDNMTGVAVLRGRVRGVLMPGANPAPAAAKKH; from the coding sequence ATGAAGTCGACCTGGGCGCTGCTGCGCGATGGTTTCGATCGCGTCACGATCTACCTGCCGATCATCCTGACTGCGGTGCTGGCACTCGGCACCTACTGGCTGGTGCGCAACGCGCCGCGCTTGATCGCCCCCACAGCCAAGGTGGCGCCGGTGCACGAACCCGACTACTTCATGCGCGGCTTCGTCATCAAGAACTACCTTGCCAACGGCGATTTGCGAAGCGAGTTGTTCGGCACCGAAGGCCGGCACTTCCCCGACACCGACACGCTCGAGGTCGACAAGGTCCGCTTGCGCTCGATTTCTCCGACCGGCTTTACCACGCGTGCCACTGCCAATCGCGGGCTCTCGAACGCCGACGGCAGCGAAGTCCAGCTCTTCGGCGACGCGATCGTCACCCGTGAACCGGGCACCGCAGCCGGTGGTCAGCCGGTGCCCGAAATGCAGTTTCGCGGCGAGTTCCTTTACGCGTTTCTCGACACCGAACGCGTGACGTCGAACCAGCCCGTGACCCTCACGCGCGGCGCCGACAAGTTCACTGCCGACAACCTCGACTACGACAACATGACCGGCGTTGCCGTGCTGCGCGGCCGAGTGCGCGGTGTGCTGATGCCAGGCGCGAACCCCGCGCCGGCTGCCGCCAAAAAACATTGA
- the mnmE gene encoding tRNA uridine-5-carboxymethylaminomethyl(34) synthesis GTPase MnmE yields MLSRTNDPIVAVATAPGRGAVGIVRVSGARLAPLINALCGRSLKPREATYLPFRDARGEPIDRGLVIHFPAPHSFTGEDVLELQAHGGAVVLQLLVARCLEAAMEIDTATSLPRLPHLRIAEPGEFSQRAFLNGKIDLAQAEAIADLIDASTEAAVRSASRSLSGKFSREIHTLRDALVNLRMLVEATLDFPEEEIDFLQKADATGKLDSLRAQVTAVQRRARQGALLREGIKVVIAGQPNAGKSSLLNALAGAELAIVSAVPGTTRDVVSQTIQIHGVPVHVADTAGLRDSTDEVEQIGVARAWGQIEGADAVLFLHDLTRAATDIYAAADHQILQGLQAKLSSSVPVVDVWNKRDAVANTHPRAGIMLSAKTGHGVEALRDKLLEVAGWQAVPEGTYLARARHVQALERVSGHLGIANEHLLARAQQLDLLAEELRLAQNALNEITGEFGADDLLGVIFSRFCIGK; encoded by the coding sequence ATGCTGTCTCGCACGAACGATCCGATCGTCGCCGTCGCCACTGCGCCGGGGCGAGGCGCTGTGGGTATCGTCCGCGTATCGGGCGCGCGCCTGGCGCCACTGATCAACGCGCTGTGCGGACGCTCACTCAAGCCGCGTGAAGCGACCTACCTGCCTTTTCGGGACGCGCGGGGTGAGCCGATCGATCGTGGCCTCGTCATTCATTTTCCGGCGCCGCACTCGTTCACCGGGGAAGACGTGCTGGAGCTACAAGCGCATGGTGGTGCGGTGGTGCTGCAACTGCTGGTCGCGCGCTGTCTCGAAGCTGCGATGGAGATCGACACGGCGACGAGTCTCCCGAGGTTGCCCCATCTTCGTATCGCAGAACCTGGCGAGTTCAGCCAGCGCGCCTTTTTGAACGGCAAGATCGATCTGGCGCAGGCCGAAGCGATTGCGGACTTGATCGACGCCAGCACTGAAGCGGCGGTGCGCAGCGCGTCGCGATCGCTTTCGGGCAAGTTCTCGCGAGAGATCCACACGTTGCGCGATGCGCTGGTCAATCTGCGAATGCTGGTGGAGGCCACGCTGGATTTTCCGGAGGAAGAGATCGACTTTTTGCAGAAGGCAGATGCCACGGGGAAACTCGATTCATTGCGTGCACAAGTGACCGCAGTGCAACGGCGTGCACGCCAGGGCGCGTTGCTGCGCGAAGGGATTAAGGTGGTGATCGCCGGCCAGCCCAATGCAGGAAAAAGCTCGTTGTTGAATGCACTGGCGGGCGCCGAGCTTGCCATCGTGAGCGCAGTGCCCGGCACGACGCGGGACGTCGTCTCGCAAACGATTCAGATCCACGGCGTGCCCGTGCACGTTGCCGACACCGCGGGCCTGCGCGACAGCACCGACGAGGTCGAACAGATCGGCGTCGCGCGTGCCTGGGGTCAGATCGAAGGCGCCGACGCGGTGCTTTTTCTGCACGACTTGACGCGCGCGGCTACAGACATCTACGCAGCGGCGGACCATCAAATTCTTCAGGGCCTGCAAGCCAAGCTTTCATCGTCGGTACCCGTGGTCGATGTCTGGAACAAGCGCGATGCGGTCGCGAACACGCACCCTCGCGCCGGAATCATGTTGTCCGCCAAGACCGGCCATGGCGTCGAGGCACTGCGCGACAAACTGCTTGAAGTCGCCGGCTGGCAGGCGGTGCCCGAGGGGACCTATCTGGCACGCGCCCGACACGTGCAGGCGCTCGAGCGTGTGAGTGGGCACCTCGGCATCGCCAACGAGCATCTGCTTGCGCGGGCGCAGCAACTCGATCTGTTGGCTGAAGAGCTGCGCCTTGCGCAAAATGCGTTGAACGAAATCACTGGCGAGTTCGGGGCTGACGATTTATTGGGTGTGATTTTTTCACGCTTTTGCATTGGAAAGTAG